From a single Notolabrus celidotus isolate fNotCel1 chromosome 7, fNotCel1.pri, whole genome shotgun sequence genomic region:
- the LOC117815251 gene encoding uncharacterized protein LOC117815251, translating into MGHQDTDMDVESLKKTGCRRGRCLDTCLVVSIVFLFVAVIAVAAGGVICVMELQSKLGSARPPVHFEPKKLIGGTSPPTYKMQNFAYLKATSNKLQSCTMPLNLVVYGEGTSVGSNFVFDENLNSLKPLKDGTYFIYMELNFTCTSTCSAGVLSVSVGDKLTCEVELPDRPRPGATPVSRRCWTVTQKNTQGLHAQMTVPKTGLRNWQLELKGSGLGMFLVD; encoded by the exons ATGGGACACCAGGATACAGACATGGACGTTGAGTCTCTCAAGAAGACTGGCTGCCGGCGTGGACGCTGCTTGGACACTTGTCTCGTAGTTTCCATCGTGTTCCTGTTCGTGGCTGTGATAGCTGTGGCTGCCGGCGGAGTGATATGTGTGATGGAGCTGCAGTCCAAGTTGGGCTCAGCGCGTCCTCCTGTCCACTTTGAACCTAAGAAGCTGATAGGAGGCACATCTCCCCCAACATACAAG ATGCAGAACTTTGCCTATCTAAAAGCCACATCAA ATAAGCTGCAGTCCTGCACCATGCCTTTGAATCTAGTCGTGTACGGTGAGGGGACGTCTGTTGGAAGTAACTTTGTGTTCGACGAAAACCTAAATTCGCTGAAGCCCCTAAAGGATGGGACCTACTTCATATACATGGAACTCAACTTCACCTGCACCTCTACCTGCAGCGCGGGTGTCCTCAGTGTGAGTGTGGGGGATAAGCTTACCTGTGAGGTGGAGCTCCCAGATAGACCTAGGCCAGGTGCAACACCTGTGAGCAGGAGGTGCTGGACagtgacacagaaaaacacacaggggCTGCACGCTCAGATGACGGTACCAAAGACCGGATTGAGGAACTGGCAGCTGGAGCTGAAAGGCTCAGGACTCGGGATGTTCCTTGTGGACTGA